One segment of Takifugu rubripes chromosome 5, fTakRub1.2, whole genome shotgun sequence DNA contains the following:
- the LOC101077622 gene encoding pleckstrin homology domain-containing family F member 2-like, whose protein sequence is MNILIMMDLLVFEKENSEQIKGVENLFGPFSQPLFKPGRFLLGQGRLMKKGRTRWQVKSFFLFNDVFVYGSILPVGNWHKKQKIIALENIQVEDVEDSVAIKNQWLIRTPCKSFFVAASSIKEKKAWIEHIKDCQSNLLLDGSRQSGSSFAITWIPDEAAMKCMRCFKNFTLIKRRHHCRKCGFLVCNPCSKYQVLLDNISTQKCVRVCSKCYAQSKEY, encoded by the exons ATGAACATACTCATCATGATGGACCTATTGGTGTTTGAAAAAGAGAATTCTGAGCAAATCAAGGGAGTGGAGAATTTATTTGGGCCGTTTAGTCAGCCTCTGTTCAAGCCCGGGCGGTTTTTATTGGGTCAGGGTCGCCTGATGAAGAAGGGTCGGACAAGGTGGCAGgttaaatctttctttctttttaatgatgtttttgtttatggAAGCATTCTTCCTGTTGGCAACTGgcacaaaaagcagaaaataattGCACTAG AGAATATCCAGGTGGAGGATGTTGAGGACAGCGTTGCTATAAAGAACCAGTGGTTGATCCGTACACCATGCAAGTCCTTTTTTGTGGCTGCCAGCTCCATCAAGGAGAAGAAAGCCTGGATTGAGCATATAAAAGATTGCCAATCTAATCTACTGCTGGATGGTAGTCGTCAGTCGGGTTCTTCCTTCGCCATCACCTGGATACCAGATGAAGCAGCCATGAAGTGCATGCGCTGCTTTAAGAATTTCACCCTGATCAAACGCCGACATCACTGTCGAAAATGTGGGTTTTTGGTTTGCAATCCATGCTCCAAATACCAAGTTCTGTTAGACAATATTAGCACCCAGAAGTGTGTGCGAGTTTGCAGCAAATGCTATGCTCAGAGTAAAGAATATTAG